Proteins encoded in a region of the Photobacterium angustum genome:
- a CDS encoding bifunctional NUDIX hydrolase/phosphatase PAP2 family protein translates to MVRISTPSLSEIKSYRAIFTLFFIIFFTLPAQAIPLVGSACLIRHGDKVVVIKEEISNKLALPGGQIVPEDSPEQAAVREVYEETGIHVDAVKLLKLRGNTTLFACVAKHPIPTTVISSYTQPLTTTESDDLLISTWQAKHFTKEVKRAYLLSVENITPKDYRYPNDVPLIQHLLSQVPNSEITTNAADYHAVSRLHQWELTHIKVFQQEIKSMPNSYQSFFQRVISVFNLPGEKLFIGLLLLVVTVGFGVTAMLYLSSVLVSVTFIASVMKLALASPRPFYIWPELQQTAASGFGLPSGHTLMATVLWGLLWYNLPLLIHRYRPHFTSNLIAFRLKTLPLLIIAISLQAIARVWLGVHFISDTLLGLGVGIVLLVLLIWWQRSGLAYQLVRNWRFWALLSVIIALGVSYFQVPQQVYLLACTLAMSTAVFIDRGRSRQTITYPQKIKLAVVLLGSVMAIGFLSSLCVELVISTVAILLIKTLTIIVMVMACVLMTVHSYRLK, encoded by the coding sequence ATGGTACGTATTAGTACGCCTTCACTTTCCGAAATAAAGTCTTACAGGGCTATATTCACGCTATTTTTTATTATCTTTTTTACTTTACCTGCTCAGGCAATTCCATTGGTTGGCTCAGCTTGTTTGATCCGTCACGGTGATAAAGTCGTCGTTATAAAAGAAGAAATATCAAATAAATTAGCCTTACCTGGTGGGCAGATTGTTCCTGAAGATTCTCCTGAGCAAGCGGCTGTACGTGAAGTTTATGAAGAAACTGGTATTCATGTTGATGCGGTGAAATTGCTAAAATTACGAGGTAACACAACGTTATTTGCGTGCGTTGCGAAACATCCCATTCCAACGACAGTGATCTCGTCTTATACCCAACCGTTAACAACGACAGAAAGTGATGATTTGCTAATTAGTACTTGGCAAGCGAAGCATTTTACCAAAGAAGTGAAGCGTGCATATTTACTGTCAGTTGAAAATATTACGCCAAAAGATTATCGCTACCCTAATGATGTTCCATTGATCCAACACTTATTATCACAAGTGCCCAATAGTGAAATTACTACCAATGCTGCAGATTACCATGCGGTGAGTAGGTTACATCAATGGGAGTTGACACATATTAAGGTGTTTCAACAAGAAATTAAATCGATGCCTAACAGTTACCAATCATTTTTTCAACGAGTGATATCTGTGTTTAACTTACCTGGTGAAAAGTTGTTTATTGGTTTGTTATTACTCGTTGTTACCGTCGGCTTTGGTGTCACAGCAATGTTGTATTTATCAAGTGTGCTCGTGTCTGTCACTTTTATTGCTTCGGTAATGAAATTAGCATTAGCATCACCTCGTCCATTTTATATTTGGCCTGAGTTACAACAAACAGCAGCCAGTGGTTTTGGTTTGCCGAGCGGCCATACACTAATGGCAACGGTACTATGGGGACTACTTTGGTACAATTTACCGTTGCTGATTCATCGCTATCGACCTCACTTTACTTCAAACCTAATAGCGTTTCGCTTAAAGACACTGCCGCTGTTGATTATTGCGATTAGTTTACAAGCTATCGCAAGGGTTTGGCTCGGTGTGCATTTTATCTCAGATACGTTACTTGGCTTGGGGGTTGGGATAGTGCTTTTAGTCTTGCTTATTTGGTGGCAACGTTCAGGCTTAGCCTATCAGCTCGTTCGTAATTGGCGGTTTTGGGCACTGCTTAGCGTGATAATCGCTCTTGGTGTGAGCTATTTTCAAGTTCCTCAGCAAGTGTATTTATTGGCCTGTACGCTTGCAATGAGTACCGCGGTCTTTATTGATAGAGGCCGATCACGACAAACAATTACTTACCCTCAAAAAATAAAATTAGCAGTGGTGCTACTAGGCTCTGTAATGGCGATTGGATTTTTGAGCTCATTATGTGTAGAGCTCGTGATAAGTACAGTCGCTATATTATTGATAAAAACATTAACTATTATCGTCATGGTTATGGCGTGCGTACTGATGACAGTGCATAGCTACCGTTTGAAATAA
- the ydiJ gene encoding D-2-hydroxyglutarate dehydrogenase YdiJ — translation MLPALTHQHSIEQLVLSFLDDLSAAGFRGEIEKTYASRLAVATDNSVYQVIPQAVILPKDIDDLVLIGQIGQQKNYQKITFSPRGGGTGTNGQSLTPGVVVDISRHMNKVLEVNPEQGWVRVQTGVVKDQLNDALRPHGYFFSPDLSTSNRATVGGMINTDASGQGSLKYGKTSDHVLSLTAVLVDGSVLKTEALDETQIESISGDDLAAKVVKTSAQICREKRQQIIDKFPPLNRFLTGYDLKNVYDDGLTQFDIGRLLCGAEGSLAFIAEAKLNITPIPKSRTLVNIKYDSFDSALRNAPMMVEAKALSVETIDSKVLNLAKQDIVWNTVSDLLTDVPGKEMLGINMVEYASNDIAENQQQVKALCERLDAMITANEAGIIGYQVCEELASIQKIYTMRKKAVGLLGAAKGSQKPIAFAEDTCVPPENLADFIAEFRQLLDEKQLNYGMFGHVDAGVLHVRPALDMCDPEQERLMKEVSDQVVELVAKYGGLMWGEHGKGFRSEYGPAFFGDELFTELRRIKSAFDPHNRLNPGKICTPLESDDQLVKVDDRKRGFYDRQIPVTTRDSFKQAMECNGNGLCFNYDTSSPMCPSMKITADRRHSPKGRAGLVREWLRQLAEQGVNADELEHKLLTTTPTIKQIIDRLKNTYGERRKQYDYSHEVMEAMNGCLACKACASQCPIKVDVPSFRSRFMNIYYSRYQRPAKDYLVAYVENYLPLMAKAPGVMNALTRPEWSKKLTEKAIGYVDMPLLSLPTLTEQLDGHHALRFDLQWLQALSEQERQNYVLIVQDPFTSFYDAEVVKDFIILTEKLGKKPILVPFKPNGKAQHVKGFLRQFAKTARNTADFLNQLAVLNIPMVGVDPALVLCYRDEYAEVLKETRGNFEVLTAHEWLLPLLPELKQYQATEEQPWYLFAHCTEKTKMPNAEKQWGTIFSHFGIALQSVAVGCCGMAGTFGHEKDKLETSKGVYNLSWKPNIDKLDPARCLATGYSCRSQVKRFEQIKFKHPVQALLQAVQNA, via the coding sequence ATGTTACCAGCATTAACCCATCAGCACAGTATCGAGCAACTGGTGCTGTCATTCCTTGACGATTTATCCGCGGCAGGTTTTCGAGGCGAGATAGAGAAAACCTATGCGAGTCGACTCGCTGTTGCGACAGATAATAGCGTCTATCAAGTTATTCCTCAGGCCGTTATCTTACCTAAAGATATCGATGATCTGGTGTTAATTGGTCAAATTGGTCAACAGAAAAACTATCAAAAAATCACCTTTTCTCCTCGTGGGGGCGGTACGGGAACCAATGGCCAATCATTGACTCCTGGTGTAGTAGTCGATATTTCACGCCATATGAATAAGGTACTGGAAGTTAATCCTGAACAAGGTTGGGTTCGAGTACAAACAGGTGTCGTAAAAGATCAACTTAACGATGCGTTACGTCCTCATGGCTATTTTTTCTCTCCTGATTTATCAACCAGTAACCGCGCTACCGTGGGCGGTATGATCAACACTGATGCTTCGGGTCAAGGGTCGTTAAAATACGGAAAAACGTCTGATCATGTATTGTCGTTAACGGCAGTCCTTGTTGATGGCTCAGTATTAAAAACTGAAGCATTAGATGAGACGCAAATAGAGTCGATATCAGGTGATGACCTTGCTGCAAAAGTGGTTAAAACCTCTGCGCAAATATGTCGTGAAAAACGCCAACAAATTATCGATAAGTTTCCCCCTCTTAACCGCTTTTTAACGGGTTATGATTTAAAAAATGTTTATGACGATGGACTAACACAATTTGATATTGGTCGTTTGTTGTGTGGTGCAGAAGGTTCGCTTGCGTTTATTGCAGAAGCGAAACTGAATATTACGCCGATCCCGAAATCACGAACGCTTGTGAATATTAAATACGATAGCTTTGATTCAGCGCTACGTAATGCGCCAATGATGGTTGAAGCTAAAGCACTGTCGGTAGAAACCATCGATTCCAAAGTATTGAATCTCGCAAAACAAGATATTGTTTGGAACACTGTTAGTGACTTATTAACCGATGTGCCTGGCAAAGAAATGCTTGGGATTAATATGGTTGAGTATGCAAGCAACGATATTGCCGAGAACCAACAACAAGTAAAAGCACTGTGTGAGCGACTCGATGCCATGATAACGGCAAATGAAGCAGGCATTATTGGCTATCAAGTTTGTGAAGAGTTGGCGAGCATCCAAAAAATTTACACTATGCGTAAAAAAGCCGTGGGTTTATTGGGTGCAGCAAAAGGTAGTCAAAAACCTATCGCATTTGCTGAAGATACCTGTGTACCTCCTGAAAACTTAGCTGATTTTATTGCTGAATTCCGTCAGTTACTTGATGAAAAGCAATTAAATTATGGCATGTTTGGTCACGTTGATGCGGGTGTTTTACACGTTCGCCCGGCACTTGATATGTGCGATCCAGAGCAAGAGCGCTTGATGAAAGAAGTCTCTGATCAAGTTGTTGAGCTGGTGGCAAAATATGGCGGATTGATGTGGGGCGAGCACGGTAAAGGCTTCCGCTCTGAATATGGCCCGGCTTTCTTTGGTGATGAGTTATTCACAGAATTACGTCGAATAAAATCTGCGTTTGATCCACACAACCGTTTAAACCCGGGTAAAATTTGTACGCCATTAGAGAGCGATGATCAATTAGTGAAGGTTGATGATCGTAAACGTGGTTTTTATGATCGTCAGATCCCCGTAACAACGCGAGATAGTTTTAAACAAGCGATGGAATGTAATGGTAATGGCTTGTGTTTTAACTACGACACAAGCTCACCTATGTGTCCATCGATGAAGATCACCGCAGATCGTCGCCATTCTCCGAAAGGGCGAGCAGGACTGGTTCGCGAATGGCTACGTCAATTAGCAGAGCAGGGCGTTAATGCGGATGAGTTAGAACATAAGTTATTGACCACGACACCGACGATTAAACAGATTATTGATCGTCTAAAAAATACTTATGGGGAACGTCGTAAGCAGTATGATTACTCCCATGAAGTGATGGAAGCGATGAATGGCTGTTTGGCATGTAAAGCCTGCGCAAGCCAATGTCCAATCAAAGTGGATGTTCCAAGCTTCCGCTCTCGCTTCATGAATATTTATTACAGCCGCTATCAACGCCCAGCGAAAGATTATTTAGTCGCGTATGTTGAAAACTATTTACCGTTAATGGCTAAAGCACCTGGGGTGATGAATGCCTTAACACGTCCAGAGTGGTCGAAAAAGCTAACTGAAAAAGCGATTGGGTATGTTGATATGCCGTTATTGTCATTGCCGACATTAACCGAGCAACTTGATGGACACCATGCGCTGCGTTTTGATCTGCAATGGTTACAAGCGCTATCAGAGCAAGAGCGTCAGAATTATGTACTGATTGTTCAAGATCCGTTTACCAGCTTCTATGATGCCGAAGTGGTAAAAGATTTCATTATTTTGACTGAAAAACTGGGTAAAAAGCCAATTTTGGTGCCATTTAAACCAAATGGTAAAGCGCAGCATGTAAAAGGTTTCTTGCGTCAGTTTGCGAAAACCGCTCGTAACACCGCTGATTTCTTGAATCAATTAGCCGTGCTCAATATTCCAATGGTGGGCGTCGATCCAGCGCTTGTACTTTGTTACCGCGATGAATACGCTGAAGTATTAAAAGAAACCCGTGGTAACTTTGAAGTGTTAACCGCACATGAGTGGTTATTACCATTACTGCCAGAGTTAAAGCAATATCAAGCGACAGAAGAACAACCTTGGTATTTATTTGCTCATTGTACTGAAAAAACCAAGATGCCTAATGCTGAAAAGCAATGGGGGACGATATTTAGTCACTTTGGTATAGCGCTTCAATCTGTTGCGGTTGGTTGCTGTGGTATGGCTGGAACATTCGGTCATGAAAAAGATAAGTTAGAGACCTCTAAAGGGGTGTATAACCTAAGCTGGAAACCGAATATCGATAAATTAGACCCTGCACGTTGTTTGGCTACTGGATACTCTTGTCGAAGCCAAGTGAAGCGCTTTGAGCAAATTAAATTTAAGCATCCGGTACAGGCTTTATTACAAGCAGTACAAAATGCTTAG
- the aqpZ gene encoding aquaporin Z: protein MRKRNMMRKLVAEFIGTFWLVLGGCGSAVLAAAYPDLGIGFLGVALAFGLTVVTMAYAIGHISGCHLNPAVTVGLWAGNRFPTGEVVPYIISQVLGGIAGAAVLYVIASGHAGFDLAGGFASNGYGEHSPGHYSLLSSFVTEVVMTFMFLFVILGATHKLASPQMAGLAIGLALTLIHLISIPVTNTSVNPARSTGPALFVGDWATSQLWMFWVAPLIGAVLAGLVYRWLAPNND, encoded by the coding sequence ATAAGGAAAAGAAATATGATGAGAAAATTGGTTGCCGAGTTTATCGGTACATTCTGGTTAGTACTAGGTGGTTGTGGTAGTGCGGTTCTGGCTGCTGCTTATCCTGATTTAGGCATCGGTTTCCTCGGTGTAGCACTAGCATTCGGTTTGACTGTTGTAACTATGGCATACGCGATTGGTCATATTTCTGGCTGCCACTTAAACCCGGCAGTAACTGTTGGTCTATGGGCTGGTAATCGCTTCCCTACTGGTGAAGTTGTACCTTATATTATTTCTCAGGTACTTGGTGGTATAGCTGGTGCTGCTGTTCTTTATGTTATTGCAAGTGGTCACGCTGGTTTCGATCTAGCTGGCGGTTTCGCATCGAACGGTTATGGTGAGCACTCACCTGGTCACTACTCATTATTATCTTCTTTCGTTACTGAAGTAGTGATGACATTTATGTTCCTATTTGTGATTTTAGGTGCGACTCACAAACTAGCATCTCCACAAATGGCTGGTTTAGCTATTGGTCTTGCGCTAACACTTATTCACCTAATCAGTATTCCTGTAACAAACACATCGGTTAACCCTGCTCGTAGTACAGGTCCAGCTTTGTTTGTTGGCGACTGGGCAACATCTCAACTTTGGATGTTCTGGGTTGCGCCTCTTATTGGTGCTGTACTAGCAGGCCTTGTTTACCGTTGGTTAGCGCCAAATAACGATTAA
- a CDS encoding UDP-2,3-diacylglucosamine diphosphatase, which yields MNINTYRTLWLSDLHLGNRDCKIDYLLNFFEHNQAETIILVGDIIDLWSQKSRSYWPQSHHALLNLLIDKAHHGCKIIYIPGNHDEKIRDFLHYDFGHIQLERQYTHTTATGKKILALHGDEFDDLVTINRFHSYLGDKGYDFLLFLNRWLHHIRRKLNKPYWSLATYLKQRVDKAHQAIARFRQAAIDHAKDNQVDGIICGHIHQPDLQHCDDIMYANCGDWVENCTLLTETHDGAIQLRHWTDTHCELIADSRNLFNQNKKQPLNNNVA from the coding sequence ATGAATATCAATACCTATCGCACCTTATGGCTATCTGATCTCCATTTAGGTAACCGTGATTGTAAAATTGATTATCTCCTCAACTTTTTTGAACATAACCAAGCTGAAACCATTATTTTAGTTGGTGATATTATCGATTTGTGGTCTCAAAAAAGTCGTTCTTATTGGCCTCAAAGCCATCATGCGTTACTAAACCTATTAATTGATAAAGCACACCACGGTTGTAAGATCATCTACATTCCAGGCAATCACGATGAAAAAATCCGTGACTTTCTTCACTACGATTTTGGTCATATACAACTCGAACGCCAATACACTCATACCACTGCGACTGGAAAAAAAATACTGGCGTTACACGGTGATGAATTTGATGATTTAGTTACCATTAATCGCTTCCATAGTTATTTAGGTGATAAAGGCTATGACTTCCTACTCTTTCTCAATCGTTGGCTGCACCATATTCGCCGCAAGTTAAATAAACCTTATTGGTCCTTAGCGACATACTTAAAGCAACGAGTCGATAAGGCACATCAGGCTATTGCTCGTTTTCGTCAAGCTGCGATTGATCATGCTAAGGATAATCAAGTTGATGGGATTATATGTGGCCACATCCACCAGCCAGATCTTCAACATTGTGACGATATCATGTATGCCAATTGCGGTGACTGGGTCGAAAATTGCACCCTTTTAACTGAAACCCATGATGGTGCAATTCAATTACGACACTGGACTGATACCCATTGTGAATTAATTGCAGATAGTCGTAACTTATTTAATCAGAATAAAAAACAGCCACTTAATAATAATGTCGCCTAG
- a CDS encoding LysR family transcriptional regulator, with protein sequence MRTNQIEMYLYAIKTGSIAEAARKLGKSRTTVSAALSALEDELGIALLNRTGNQIIPTGIGDAIANDFERMLLIARDIETRCDQHLAGVESSIRIARDDSIPESVWRKLLRDIRKQFPQTSVSIYSAPPQELEEMVTQNLVDVAYGLLPESHQLSRVNQIDLGQIRMMSVAHKDHPLSQLRKVTAADLERFTEIAVAYIDEENLKIVTPKAGKYIALSFYEHLRDAVLDQTGWSYLPAILINHYLRDGTLKVIKYNRAMNWQAYGEVVESESRRTPVIKWLSEQIEAYLFDESD encoded by the coding sequence ATGAGAACTAATCAAATTGAGATGTATTTGTATGCAATTAAGACAGGATCTATTGCAGAAGCTGCACGAAAATTAGGAAAAAGTCGTACTACCGTCAGTGCCGCTTTAAGTGCACTGGAAGATGAGCTCGGTATTGCGCTTTTAAATCGTACAGGAAACCAAATTATTCCCACAGGTATCGGTGATGCGATTGCTAATGATTTCGAAAGAATGTTACTCATTGCACGTGATATTGAAACCCGATGTGATCAGCATTTAGCCGGTGTTGAATCCAGTATTCGTATCGCACGTGATGACTCAATACCAGAATCTGTATGGCGTAAACTACTGCGCGATATTCGCAAACAATTCCCACAAACCAGTGTTTCGATTTATAGCGCTCCACCACAAGAGCTAGAAGAAATGGTGACCCAAAATCTTGTTGATGTCGCCTATGGGTTGTTACCAGAATCTCATCAACTTTCACGGGTAAATCAGATTGATTTAGGTCAAATTCGCATGATGTCAGTTGCCCATAAAGATCACCCCCTTAGTCAACTACGTAAAGTGACAGCTGCCGATCTTGAGCGTTTTACGGAAATTGCCGTTGCTTATATTGACGAAGAAAATCTTAAAATTGTTACGCCTAAGGCCGGTAAATACATTGCATTATCGTTTTACGAGCACCTCCGTGATGCGGTATTAGATCAAACTGGTTGGTCTTATTTACCTGCAATCCTAATTAATCATTACTTGCGCGATGGCACACTTAAAGTCATCAAGTATAACCGAGCGATGAACTGGCAAGCTTATGGTGAGGTAGTAGAAAGCGAATCACGCCGAACACCTGTCATTAAATGGCTTTCAGAGCAAATAGAAGCTTACTTGTTTGATGAAAGTGATTAG
- a CDS encoding cation transporter has translation MSSKIQQERGLLLLSTISSFSFAVIGIVLGSIVGSLVIVFDGAYSLVSLALTMLSLGAAHYIHKPEVDKTTPQFAMIEPAVIAIKGSVIAVMCLWSFYSAVEAILSGGRDINAGVALAFGMVSVTGCYATYRYIKLKSENIESALADAEAKQWIMDTVISVAVLAGFFIAKLLMMTQYAGYAVYADPTMVVLASVYFIIVPVKMVWLSVHELLEIHGQPMAHVMSK, from the coding sequence ATGTCTAGCAAGATACAACAAGAGCGTGGATTGCTATTGTTGTCAACAATATCATCATTTTCATTTGCGGTAATAGGGATTGTTTTAGGGTCTATTGTTGGCTCGTTAGTAATTGTGTTTGATGGTGCCTATTCACTGGTCAGCCTAGCGTTAACAATGCTATCACTGGGCGCAGCGCATTATATTCATAAGCCTGAAGTGGATAAGACAACCCCTCAATTTGCGATGATTGAACCTGCTGTTATTGCGATTAAAGGTTCTGTTATTGCCGTTATGTGTTTATGGTCTTTTTATTCAGCCGTTGAAGCAATTTTATCGGGTGGTCGTGATATCAATGCGGGCGTTGCTCTTGCATTTGGTATGGTAAGTGTTACCGGTTGTTATGCGACTTATCGGTACATTAAGTTGAAGAGCGAAAATATTGAATCAGCGTTAGCCGATGCTGAAGCAAAACAGTGGATTATGGATACGGTGATCAGTGTGGCTGTGCTAGCTGGTTTCTTTATCGCTAAATTATTAATGATGACGCAATATGCTGGGTATGCAGTGTATGCCGATCCAACAATGGTTGTATTAGCGTCGGTTTATTTCATTATTGTTCCTGTAAAAATGGTATGGCTTTCTGTACACGAACTATTAGAAATTCATGGTCAGCCAATGGCACATGTAATGAGTAAATAA
- a CDS encoding NYN domain-containing protein: MEKVAIFVDVQNIYYTVKEKYRANFDYNAFWAEVSQDREIIAAYAYAIHKGDEKQRQFQNILRAIGFEVKLKPFIQRSDGSAKGDWDVGITLDVIEHAQDADRIILLSGDGDFDLLVDKVQTKYNTKVEVYGVPGLTATSLINTATHYREIEDTLLLGR, from the coding sequence GTGGAAAAAGTTGCAATCTTTGTTGATGTACAAAACATCTACTATACCGTAAAAGAAAAGTATCGCGCTAACTTCGACTACAATGCTTTTTGGGCGGAAGTTTCACAAGATAGAGAAATCATCGCAGCTTACGCTTATGCCATCCACAAAGGAGATGAAAAGCAAAGACAATTTCAAAATATTCTGCGAGCGATTGGCTTTGAAGTAAAACTAAAACCATTTATCCAACGCAGTGATGGCTCTGCTAAAGGAGATTGGGATGTGGGTATTACGCTAGATGTTATCGAGCATGCACAAGATGCTGATCGTATTATTTTACTATCAGGCGATGGTGACTTTGATTTGTTAGTCGATAAAGTACAGACTAAATATAATACCAAGGTAGAAGTGTATGGCGTACCGGGCTTAACGGCAACATCACTTATCAATACCGCAACACATTACCGCGAAATTGAAGATACCCTTTTACTTGGACGTTAG
- a CDS encoding YggN family protein, whose translation MISRDKVMNKLLIGTLLLSSSSVFAQSCPVDVPNPIHIDKGNISVYEQGKPKLLIDNNNNVYINGEKVDLTAMQQKAVEAYSQNVQTYLPQMAQLAQEGVGMATDVLGEVANSFDSQDAFKNVETLIAQFGQQAHEKFYNQQGEFVMPADVFSNMDTNWKTEFESAMQQVSVQSIASLFAALSDEMKNGDVDFTQLQSKFAELKTRLSEQMTQRSQQMKVKADSLCGSIEGLAEQEKQLQQVIPQLKGIPMFEI comes from the coding sequence ATGATTTCAAGAGATAAAGTGATGAACAAGTTATTGATCGGCACACTGCTATTAAGTTCAAGCTCTGTATTTGCACAAAGTTGCCCTGTAGATGTGCCAAATCCTATTCACATTGATAAGGGTAATATTTCTGTTTATGAGCAAGGTAAACCTAAGTTATTGATTGATAATAATAACAACGTTTATATTAATGGTGAAAAAGTTGATTTAACGGCAATGCAGCAAAAAGCAGTTGAGGCCTATAGCCAGAATGTTCAGACTTACCTACCGCAGATGGCGCAACTAGCACAAGAAGGTGTTGGGATGGCAACAGATGTATTGGGTGAAGTTGCCAATAGTTTTGATTCACAAGATGCTTTTAAAAACGTTGAAACGTTAATTGCTCAGTTTGGTCAGCAAGCTCATGAGAAATTTTATAATCAGCAAGGGGAGTTTGTTATGCCTGCTGATGTGTTTTCTAATATGGATACTAATTGGAAAACCGAGTTTGAATCGGCAATGCAACAAGTCAGTGTTCAATCGATAGCGAGCTTATTTGCGGCGCTTTCTGATGAAATGAAAAATGGTGATGTAGATTTTACGCAGCTTCAATCAAAATTTGCTGAATTAAAAACACGGTTAAGTGAACAAATGACCCAACGTAGTCAGCAAATGAAAGTAAAAGCAGATAGTTTATGTGGTTCTATTGAAGGTCTAGCTGAACAAGAGAAGCAACTTCAACAGGTGATACCGCAATTGAAAGGTATTCCAATGTTTGAGATTTAA
- a CDS encoding phospholipase A, with product MFAAPNVATATPNDDYEACLFDAVKSQSGDLKLSQIRSRCEKLIAEAKKISNEPMISQRLQRERETTFDPFVITPHRMNYFLPVTLTDSINRDAYNGTEWDNHLKNAEAEFQISFKTPLNYDDLFIDGDGVFLAFTLNSYWQVYASDISRPFRETNYRPEMFYFAPTPWKPLGGNTWASIGIEHQSNGRTQGLSRSWNRVYTDFIFEKGNLAFSFRPWWRIPEDKKKEPLSPSGDDNPDIEHYMGHYQVGVVYKWDDYEFSFIGRENFASHKGYGEVGLTFPLWGKLRGYTKYSTGYGVNLIDYNHKQQRIGVGIALTDIL from the coding sequence ATGTTTGCAGCCCCTAATGTTGCGACAGCTACACCTAATGACGACTATGAGGCATGTTTATTCGATGCAGTAAAAAGTCAAAGTGGTGATTTAAAACTTAGCCAAATCCGTAGTCGTTGTGAAAAATTAATAGCTGAGGCTAAAAAAATCAGTAACGAACCTATGATCTCACAGCGTTTACAACGTGAACGTGAAACTACGTTTGATCCGTTTGTTATTACACCTCACCGAATGAACTACTTCCTTCCTGTTACCCTAACTGACAGCATTAATCGCGATGCTTATAATGGAACAGAATGGGATAATCACTTAAAGAATGCTGAAGCTGAATTCCAGATAAGTTTTAAAACACCATTAAACTACGATGATTTATTCATTGATGGCGATGGCGTATTTCTTGCGTTCACATTAAATTCTTACTGGCAGGTATACGCTAGTGACATTTCACGCCCATTTAGAGAAACCAACTATCGCCCTGAAATGTTTTACTTCGCACCTACACCATGGAAACCTCTCGGTGGTAATACATGGGCATCAATAGGTATCGAACATCAATCAAATGGGCGAACTCAAGGGTTATCTCGTAGTTGGAACCGTGTATATACCGACTTCATCTTTGAAAAAGGGAATTTAGCATTCTCATTTAGACCATGGTGGCGTATACCTGAAGACAAGAAAAAAGAACCTCTCTCTCCATCTGGTGATGATAATCCTGACATCGAACATTACATGGGGCATTACCAAGTCGGTGTGGTTTACAAATGGGATGACTATGAATTTAGCTTTATTGGACGTGAAAACTTTGCCTCTCATAAAGGCTATGGTGAAGTTGGTTTAACTTTCCCACTCTGGGGTAAACTGCGCGGCTATACTAAATATTCAACAGGTTACGGCGTAAATCTGATTGATTATAACCACAAGCAGCAACGTATTGGTGTGGGTATTGCTCTAACTGATATTCTGTAA